The genome window TAGCTCAGGATAGTGATATACTGGTGTTAGATGAACCTACTAATCATCTGGATATAAAATATCAGATACAGATAATGGAATTAGTAAAAAAAACTGAAAAAACTATTTTAGCAGTTATACATGATATGAATATTGCCAGTTCATATTGTGACTATATATATGGAATGAAAAAAGGAAAAATTGAAATTGAAGGAAAACCAGAAGATATATTTACTAAAGAAAATATAAAAAAAGTTTTTGATATAGAATGTGAAATAGCAAAACATCCAAAAACTGGCAGACCACTTATAATATTCTAGGAGATGCAGTATAGAAGTATATAAAACTAATGGTGTATGTGCAAAAAAGATTGGTGTGGAAATTGAAAATGGAATATTAAGAAAAGTAAAATTTTTTGGATGCTGTGATGGAGATTCAAAAGCTTTTGAAATATTACTGAAAGATATAGAGATAGATAATATAATAAACAATTTATACCATATAGAATGCAGAGAAAAGGAACTTCTTGTATGAGAGAATTATGTAAAATTCTTATTCAGTTGACAGGAAGGTAAAATAAAAAACAACCTTATTTTATAAAATAAGGTTGTTTTAAAATAGAATAGTATCAATTTTAGCTTATTAAGTGTAAT of Fusobacterium sp. contains these proteins:
- a CDS encoding TSCPD domain-containing protein, whose amino-acid sequence is MEIENGILRKVKFFGCCDGDSKAFEILLKDIEIDNIINNLYHIECREKELLV